In Erythrobacter sp. F6033, a single genomic region encodes these proteins:
- a CDS encoding GIY-YIG nuclease family protein: MTDDLDALRTELDAFAKSKPKRANFTPREERIIGGFEDILRFFEQHSRAPQHGEERDIFERLYAVRLDRLRSSEECRNLLADLDADGLLDVQGQPSALSAEEIDTDQLLAELGDGLESGDIRNLRHVQTRAEKKAAEEVASREKCPDFEEFEPLLNQVAADIASGVRETRKFGLKSEIQQGRFFIVGGQIAYVAEMGETFITDHGRSDARLRVIFDNGTQSEMLMRSLQRSLNADGDAGRRVVEADAGPLFSGEHEEGDQASGTIYVLRSKSDHPTVVKHQEVLHKIGVTNGKVEQRIAGARLQSTYLLADVEIVATYELFNVNPHKLEKLIHRFFADVGLDIEIPDRFGNFVRPREWFLVPLPIIDKVVELVKARTITRHRYDASTASILPV; encoded by the coding sequence ATGACTGACGACCTCGACGCTCTGCGCACAGAACTGGACGCTTTCGCCAAGTCAAAGCCGAAGCGAGCCAACTTTACGCCTCGCGAAGAGCGCATCATTGGCGGGTTCGAGGATATTCTACGTTTCTTCGAACAGCATAGTCGCGCTCCGCAGCATGGGGAAGAGCGTGACATATTCGAGCGGCTATACGCGGTGAGGCTCGATCGTCTTCGCTCATCCGAGGAATGCCGAAACCTGCTTGCCGATCTTGACGCCGATGGTCTGCTTGACGTCCAAGGTCAGCCGTCTGCCCTATCTGCTGAAGAAATTGATACTGATCAGTTGCTCGCCGAGCTGGGCGATGGGCTGGAAAGCGGCGATATTCGGAACCTTCGGCATGTTCAAACCCGCGCCGAAAAGAAAGCTGCCGAGGAAGTTGCCAGCCGTGAGAAGTGTCCCGACTTTGAAGAATTCGAGCCTCTGCTGAACCAAGTGGCTGCCGATATTGCAAGCGGAGTACGTGAGACGCGGAAGTTCGGGCTGAAGTCTGAAATCCAGCAAGGGCGCTTCTTCATCGTTGGCGGGCAAATCGCGTATGTGGCTGAAATGGGTGAGACCTTCATCACCGATCATGGGCGCTCCGATGCGCGACTGCGTGTTATCTTCGACAATGGTACGCAGAGCGAAATGCTCATGCGGTCGCTCCAACGTTCCCTCAACGCCGATGGCGATGCCGGGAGGCGCGTAGTTGAGGCTGACGCTGGACCATTGTTCTCTGGTGAGCACGAAGAGGGCGATCAGGCGAGCGGCACGATATATGTGCTCCGTAGTAAGTCTGATCATCCCACGGTAGTGAAGCACCAAGAGGTCTTGCACAAGATAGGGGTGACAAACGGAAAAGTTGAGCAGCGCATCGCCGGAGCTCGTTTACAATCGACCTACCTGTTAGCCGACGTCGAGATCGTAGCCACCTATGAGTTATTCAACGTAAATCCTCACAAGCTGGAGAAGCTAATTCATCGGTTTTTTGCTGATGTTGGTCTAGACATCGAAATACCCGACCGTTTCGGTAATTTCGTTCGGCCTCGTGAGTGGTTCTTGGTTCCGCTTCCGATCATCGACAAGGTCGTGGAGCTCGTGAAAGCACGCACGATCACACGGCACCGCTACGACGCCAGCACCGCAAGCATATTGCCCGTTTAG
- a CDS encoding DEAD/DEAH box helicase gives MSKVIPAVSFQTARTGASAKNNEMGMRPMQERAYEYRGEQYLLIKSPPASGKSRALMFIALDKLHNQAVMQAIIVVPEKSIGGSFADEPLSKFGFWADWNVKPKWNLCNTPGEDEERADPSKVRAVGQFLESDDKILVCTHATFRFAVANLGIGAFDNRLIAVDEFHHVSSNPENRLGSQLAELITRDKAHVVAMTGSYFRGDAEPVLLPEDELKFETVTYTYYEQLNGYEHLKSLDIGYFFYTGKYLDAIEAVLDPTRKTIVHIPSVNARESTKDKVKEVEHIMESIGEWQGANSVTGFHEVKMEDGRLVKVADLVDDSDPARRSKVLAALKDPKHKNDRDHVDIIIALGMAKEGFDWIWCEHALTVGYRSSLTEIIQIIGRATRDAPGKASATFTNLIAEPDASEAAVADAINDTLKAIAASLLMEQVLAPRFNFTPKDMGPIEDFDYGPGGYKKGETNFGVNDSTGQLHFEIKGLVEPKTPEASRICREDLNEVITAFVQDKSALERGLFDAEHVGGETMPQELTKLKMGKIVRDRYPDLTDEDQEAVRQHAIAALSITQKAKELAATSDTADDDPNQERANTALIDGVRKFAMDVRDLDIDLIDSINPFQAAYSVLAKSMSEGTLKQVASVISAKRTTISVDEAKDLALRAVRFKRERSKLPEISSTDAWEKRLAEGAAAFVRYKDEGRYD, from the coding sequence ATGTCGAAAGTAATACCAGCCGTCAGCTTCCAGACAGCACGCACCGGGGCATCTGCCAAAAATAATGAAATGGGCATGCGCCCAATGCAGGAGCGTGCTTACGAATACCGCGGCGAGCAATACCTGCTGATCAAATCACCACCAGCTTCGGGTAAATCGCGCGCGCTTATGTTCATCGCGCTCGACAAGCTGCATAATCAAGCGGTGATGCAGGCGATCATCGTGGTGCCGGAGAAGTCGATCGGTGGCAGCTTCGCCGACGAGCCGCTCTCGAAGTTTGGCTTTTGGGCAGACTGGAACGTCAAGCCGAAGTGGAACCTCTGCAACACGCCGGGAGAGGACGAAGAGCGAGCCGACCCATCAAAAGTGCGCGCCGTTGGGCAGTTTCTCGAAAGCGACGACAAGATCCTTGTTTGCACACACGCGACCTTCCGGTTCGCCGTTGCGAACCTCGGCATAGGGGCATTCGATAACCGTCTCATTGCTGTTGATGAATTCCACCACGTATCGTCAAACCCAGAGAACAGGTTGGGCAGTCAACTCGCCGAGTTGATCACACGCGACAAGGCGCATGTCGTCGCAATGACGGGTAGCTATTTTCGAGGTGACGCGGAACCTGTCTTGCTACCGGAAGATGAACTCAAATTTGAGACGGTGACCTACACGTACTACGAGCAGCTGAACGGTTACGAGCACCTGAAGTCGCTCGACATTGGTTACTTCTTCTACACCGGAAAGTATCTCGACGCGATCGAAGCGGTGCTTGACCCGACCCGCAAAACGATCGTGCATATACCCTCGGTCAACGCTCGCGAAAGCACGAAGGACAAGGTCAAGGAAGTCGAACACATTATGGAGAGTATCGGGGAATGGCAGGGCGCCAATTCTGTCACCGGATTCCATGAAGTGAAAATGGAAGATGGTCGGCTGGTCAAGGTAGCCGACCTGGTGGATGACAGCGATCCTGCTCGCCGCTCGAAGGTGCTGGCTGCGCTGAAAGACCCCAAGCATAAAAACGATCGCGACCATGTGGACATTATCATTGCACTCGGCATGGCCAAAGAAGGTTTTGACTGGATCTGGTGCGAGCATGCGTTGACCGTCGGCTATCGATCCAGTCTGACAGAGATCATTCAGATTATTGGCCGCGCGACGCGGGATGCACCAGGAAAGGCAAGCGCCACTTTTACCAACCTGATTGCTGAACCTGATGCCTCAGAAGCGGCAGTAGCAGATGCGATCAACGACACCTTGAAGGCGATCGCTGCGAGCTTGTTGATGGAGCAGGTTCTCGCGCCGCGCTTCAATTTCACGCCGAAAGACATGGGGCCGATTGAAGATTTTGATTATGGTCCCGGTGGTTACAAAAAGGGCGAAACCAACTTTGGCGTGAATGACTCGACGGGGCAGCTGCACTTCGAGATCAAGGGGCTTGTTGAGCCAAAGACGCCTGAAGCGTCGCGGATTTGCCGCGAGGATCTGAACGAGGTCATCACCGCGTTCGTGCAGGACAAGAGTGCCCTGGAGCGTGGCCTCTTCGATGCTGAGCACGTAGGCGGTGAAACCATGCCGCAGGAACTAACCAAACTGAAGATGGGGAAAATAGTTCGTGACCGCTATCCCGACCTCACTGATGAGGATCAGGAAGCCGTGCGCCAGCATGCCATAGCTGCCCTCAGCATTACTCAGAAGGCCAAGGAGCTGGCTGCAACAAGCGATACCGCCGACGATGACCCGAACCAGGAACGTGCCAATACCGCTTTAATAGATGGTGTTCGCAAGTTCGCCATGGACGTGCGCGATCTCGACATCGATCTTATCGATAGCATCAACCCGTTCCAAGCCGCCTACTCAGTGCTTGCAAAATCGATGAGCGAAGGCACACTCAAGCAGGTCGCATCTGTAATTTCAGCCAAGCGTACTACTATCTCTGTAGATGAAGCGAAGGACCTCGCTTTGCGCGCCGTCCGTTTCAAGCGCGAGCGTAGCAAGCTTCCAGAGATCAGTTCTACGGATGCTTGGGAAAAGCGATTGGCAGAAGGTGCAGCCGCGTTCGTCCGGTATAAAGATGAGGGTCGCTATGACTGA
- a CDS encoding DNA methyltransferase: MNPVEIADAVSELVERPFDAAEFPFQFLTAFGNKKTTIDRLRKGSTNQSDVAGGVLQRSNIHIATCAAGATADTLSALRESPKTASQKAKFILSTDGEHIHVEDLSSGELIVCEYEDLVEHFGVLLPLAGVTTVPQIKDSTIDIRATGKLNKLYTKLREDNPDWENRREDMNHFMARLIFCFFAEDTDIFHPSYKFTETVTTMSGGGADNTAEVIQELFRAMNTPIADRKTAGIKSWADGFPYVNGELFSGSIDVPYFSGTSRGYLTHIGGLDWTRINPDIFGSMIQAVADDEERGALGMHYTSVPNILKVLNPLFLDDLRAKLEEAGDNGRKLANLRNRMAKIRVFDPACGSGNFLVIAYKQMREIEAEINCRRSEPDRKTDIPSTNFRGIELRDFPAEIARLALIIAEYQCDVLYRGQKEALAEFLPLDSENWITCGNALRLDWLSVCPPTGTSVKVRADDLFETPLDQSEIDFENAGGETYICGNPPYKGSKWQSDAQKADLAKAWSKHRQLARKTDFVSGWIARFLEYAHVVPGTVAAFVTTNSICQGQQASDIWPVAYISDIEIRFAHTPFKWQNLASHNAGVTVIIVGLGRKSKKPKFLFDDAGMVRECNVIGPYLVPDQNGVVRKSNLPIGPQSTMLFGNMPRDGGHLFLTSEEAKRLADDASSRRFVRRFVGSEELINGKLRYCLWIEDDDVEAAHEIPFIKDRLSKVAQNRGQSPAVSTREFAKRPHRFVQIAGRAENAAIVVPRVSSENRDYLPVDYLADNYVIGDRNFALYDAPLWNLAVIASRLHWVWIGTVCVRMRTDFSYSNTLGWNTFPLPSLTERQMADLTRSAERILLAREAHYPATISDLYAAGEMPDDLKRAHEQNDEVVERIFFGKKIPNDTERLERLFASYDAAESRGDESL; encoded by the coding sequence CAGACGCTGTATCAGAGCTTGTTGAGCGGCCGTTCGATGCTGCCGAATTTCCATTTCAGTTCCTGACTGCTTTCGGGAACAAGAAAACCACGATCGATCGCCTGCGTAAGGGCTCCACAAATCAGTCGGATGTCGCAGGCGGCGTTCTTCAGCGCAGCAACATTCACATTGCCACCTGCGCGGCTGGTGCGACGGCGGATACGCTTTCTGCGCTACGTGAGAGCCCCAAAACGGCCAGCCAGAAGGCGAAGTTCATCCTCTCCACTGATGGCGAGCACATCCATGTGGAAGACCTCTCAAGCGGCGAACTGATCGTCTGTGAGTATGAAGATCTGGTCGAGCATTTTGGGGTTCTGCTGCCCCTTGCCGGCGTCACCACCGTTCCGCAGATCAAAGACAGCACGATCGACATTCGTGCGACGGGGAAGCTGAACAAGCTCTACACGAAGCTGCGTGAGGACAATCCAGATTGGGAGAACCGCCGCGAGGACATGAACCATTTCATGGCACGGCTCATCTTTTGCTTCTTCGCCGAAGACACGGACATATTTCATCCAAGCTATAAGTTTACCGAAACGGTTACGACCATGAGCGGCGGCGGTGCGGACAACACTGCCGAGGTTATCCAAGAGCTGTTTCGCGCCATGAACACGCCGATTGCCGATCGCAAGACGGCCGGCATCAAGAGCTGGGCTGACGGCTTCCCATACGTGAACGGCGAGCTGTTTAGCGGCAGCATCGACGTTCCGTATTTCAGCGGGACATCGCGCGGTTATCTCACGCATATTGGCGGTCTCGACTGGACGAGGATCAACCCCGACATCTTCGGCTCGATGATTCAGGCGGTCGCTGATGATGAGGAGCGCGGCGCGCTCGGCATGCATTACACCAGCGTGCCGAACATTTTGAAGGTCTTGAACCCTCTGTTCCTCGATGACCTGCGAGCGAAGCTGGAGGAAGCCGGCGATAACGGTCGAAAGCTTGCTAATCTACGCAACCGGATGGCGAAGATTAGGGTGTTCGACCCAGCCTGTGGCAGCGGTAACTTCCTCGTCATCGCCTACAAGCAGATGCGTGAGATCGAAGCGGAGATTAACTGTAGGCGCAGCGAACCCGACCGCAAAACTGATATTCCAAGTACCAATTTTCGCGGAATCGAGCTCCGCGATTTCCCTGCCGAGATTGCGCGCCTTGCGCTCATCATCGCCGAGTATCAATGCGATGTGCTCTATCGCGGTCAGAAAGAAGCCCTGGCCGAATTCCTCCCGCTCGACAGCGAGAACTGGATCACTTGCGGCAACGCTCTTCGCCTCGACTGGCTGAGCGTCTGTCCTCCGACAGGAACAAGCGTGAAGGTTAGAGCAGATGACCTTTTCGAAACGCCGCTCGATCAATCAGAAATCGACTTTGAGAATGCTGGTGGGGAAACCTACATTTGTGGTAATCCGCCTTACAAGGGAAGTAAGTGGCAATCGGATGCGCAGAAAGCTGATCTCGCCAAGGCTTGGAGCAAGCATCGGCAACTTGCGCGAAAGACTGACTTTGTGTCTGGCTGGATTGCGCGCTTCTTGGAATACGCACACGTCGTGCCAGGGACGGTCGCTGCATTTGTGACTACGAATAGCATATGCCAAGGGCAGCAGGCTTCGGATATTTGGCCCGTTGCGTACATAAGCGACATTGAGATTCGGTTCGCACACACCCCATTCAAATGGCAAAATCTTGCAAGTCATAATGCCGGTGTGACGGTCATAATTGTGGGGCTTGGCCGCAAATCAAAAAAACCGAAGTTCCTCTTTGACGATGCAGGTATGGTCCGCGAGTGTAATGTAATCGGGCCATACCTTGTGCCAGACCAGAACGGCGTGGTCAGAAAATCAAATCTCCCAATTGGCCCTCAATCGACGATGCTATTTGGCAACATGCCCCGCGATGGTGGACACCTATTTTTGACATCTGAAGAAGCTAAGCGGCTCGCAGATGATGCATCAAGCAGGCGGTTTGTCCGACGTTTTGTCGGCTCAGAAGAGCTGATCAATGGAAAGCTTCGATATTGTCTTTGGATCGAAGATGACGACGTGGAGGCGGCACACGAAATCCCTTTCATCAAAGACAGGCTGTCCAAGGTTGCTCAAAATCGAGGTCAATCACCTGCAGTTTCAACGCGTGAATTTGCTAAACGACCGCACAGGTTTGTTCAAATTGCAGGCAGAGCAGAGAATGCCGCAATAGTCGTTCCGCGAGTATCGTCTGAAAATCGGGATTATTTGCCAGTCGATTACCTAGCTGACAACTACGTCATCGGTGATCGCAACTTTGCTCTCTATGATGCACCGCTGTGGAATCTCGCTGTCATAGCTTCAAGATTGCATTGGGTATGGATCGGAACTGTATGCGTCAGGATGCGGACTGACTTTTCCTATTCAAACACTCTGGGCTGGAACACATTTCCTCTGCCATCTTTGACCGAAAGACAGATGGCAGATCTTACACGTAGCGCGGAACGCATTTTACTAGCGCGTGAAGCGCACTATCCGGCTACCATCTCGGATCTATATGCTGCTGGCGAAATGCCTGACGATCTCAAAAGGGCTCACGAGCAGAATGATGAAGTCGTCGAAAGAATCTTTTTTGGTAAGAAGATCCCAAATGACACGGAAAGGTTAGAACGATTGTTCGCATCGTATGATGCTGCAGAAAGTAGAGGTGATGAGAGCTTATGA